Proteins from a genomic interval of Trifolium pratense cultivar HEN17-A07 linkage group LG6, ARS_RC_1.1, whole genome shotgun sequence:
- the LOC123888093 gene encoding uncharacterized protein LOC123888093 yields MTGRRDWFSIFNQSHKNEVKFANDSTLNSEGVGVVCIRSKNGEQSFVNDVLYIPGMKCNLLSIGQLIEKNYMIAIEDGIMKLMGSNRKLILKAPMSKNRTFKIELNVMNHKCSATAVERDEWTWHYRFGHLNFRDLNMMYSKNMVSGLNMMYSKNMCQVNSLNMNHKVL; encoded by the exons ATGACAGGAAGAAGAGATTGGTTTTCTATCTTCAACCAATCTCACAAGAACGAAGTGAAATTTGCAAATGACAGCACATTGAATTCAGAAGGTGTAGGAGTTGTGTGCATCAGAAGCAAGAATGGAGAACAATCCTTCGTCAATGATGTTTTGTACATTCCAG GTATGAAGTGTAATCTTCTTAGTATAGGGCAACTAATAGAGAAGAATTACATGATAGCTATAGAAGATGGAATAATGAAACTGATGGGTTCAAACAGAAAGTTAATTTTGAAAGCTCCAATGTCAAAGAATAGGACTTTTAAAATTGAACTCAATGTGATGAATCATAAGTGCTCAGCTACTGCAGTAGAAAGAGATGAATGGACTTGGCATTATAGATTTGGTCATTTGAATTTTAGAGATTTGAATATGATGTATAGTAAGAATATGGTATCTGGCTTGAATATGATGTATAGTAAGAATATGTGTCAAGTGAATTCACTGAATATGAATCACAAGGTGCTGTGA